In Electrophorus electricus isolate fEleEle1 chromosome 18, fEleEle1.pri, whole genome shotgun sequence, one genomic interval encodes:
- the htr5ab gene encoding 5-hydroxytryptamine (serotonin) receptor 5A, genome duplicate b: MAQLNLSAFLSNFSGEPESGNLYRPFSVFSILTLTLLAMLVVATFAWNLLVLVTILRVRTFHRVPHNLVASMAISDVMVAGLVMPLSLVRELYGRRWILGRALCQVWISCDVLCCTASIWNVTAIALDRYWSITRHLEYTLKTRKRISNVMIALTWLLSAIISLSPLFGWGETYSEESLACQVSQEPSYTVFSTFGAFYLPLCVVLFVYWKIYKAAKFRIGSRKTNTIMPMAEVIEVKEAGQQPQMAFGVRPAGVSFQAEGETWREQKERRAALMVGILIGVFVLCWIPFFLAELIIPLCSCDIPPVWKSVFLWLGYSNSFFNPLIYTAFNKNYNSAFRNLFSRQR, translated from the exons ATGGCCCAGCTGAATCTTTCTGCTTTCTTGTCCAACTTTAGTGGGGAGCCGGAGTCAGGAAACCTCTACCGTCCATTCTCTGTGTTCAGCATCCTCACCCTGACACTCCTGGCTATGCTCGTGGTAGCCACGTTTGCATGGAACCTCCTGGTGCTGGTGACTATCCTCAGGGTGCGCACCTTCCACCGCGTCCCCCACAACCTGGTGGCCTCCATGGCCATCTCGGACGTGATGGTGGCTGGACTGGTGATGCCCCTCAGTCTGGTGCGAGAGCTGTATGGCCGCCGCTGGATCCTGGGCCGCGCCCTGTGCCAGGTCTGGATTTCATGTGATGTGCTATGCTGTACGGCCAGTATCTGGAATGTGACGGCTATTGCGCTTGACCGATACTGGTCCATCACGCGGCACCTGGAATACACACTCAAGACACGGAAGAGGATCTCCAATGTGATGATCGCCCTTACCTGGCTCCTCTCTGCCatcatctccctctccccactATTTGGCTGGGGGGAAACATATTCAGAGGAGAGTCTGGCCTGCCAGGTGAGCCAGGAGCCCTCCTACACAGTCTTCTCCACATTTGGCGCTTTCTATCTGCCCCTGTGTGTCGTTCTTTTTGTCTACTGGAAGATCTACAAGGCTGCCAAGTTTCGCATTGGATCCCGGAAGACTAACACCATCATGCCCATGGCAGAGGTTATTGAG GTGAAAGAGGCGGGGCAGCAGCCACAGATGGCATTTGGCGTGCGCCCCGCGGGTGTGTCCTTTCAGGCGGAGGGTGAGACGTGGCGGGAGCAGAAGGAGCGGCGGGCTGCGCTCATGGTGGGCATCCTCATCGGTGTCTTCGTGCTCTGCTGGATCCCCTTCTTCCTGGCTGAGCTCATCATCCCGCTGTGCTCGTGCGACATTCCTCCAGTGTGGAAGAGCGTCTTCCTGTGGCTTGGCTACTCTAATTCCTTCTTCAACCCACTCATCTATACAGCGTTCAACAAGAACTACAACAGCGCCTTTCGGAACCTCTTCTCCCGGCAGCGTTGA